From Salvia splendens isolate huo1 chromosome 3, SspV2, whole genome shotgun sequence, a single genomic window includes:
- the LOC121796895 gene encoding EG45-like domain containing protein, whose amino-acid sequence MTTARVMIVLIIASSLFCVASAKSGKATFYTDYTPSACYGNKGEGTMIAAANPSLYDNGKACGKRYKIRCTRGTNHGDKPCQKVHVTVKIVDLCPSCADDQLDLSQQAFQKIANPDAGVFRINYVK is encoded by the exons atgaCAACTGCTCGTGTTATGATCGTGTTGATAATCGCCTCGAGCCTTTTTTGTGTGGCCTCAGCCAAATCAGGAAAAGCCACATTCTACACTGACTACACTC CATCGGCATGCTATGGAAACAAGGGTGAAGGTACGATGATAGCGGCAGCTAACCCTAGTTTATACGATAATGGGAAAGCGTGTGGGAAAAGGTACAAAATACGGTGCACGCGGGGCACCAACCACGGTGACAAACCATGTCAGAAAGTTCATGTCACAGTGAAGATCGTCGATCTCTGCCCTAGCTGCGCAGATGATCAACTTGATCTCTCCCAACAAGCGTTTCAAAAGATCGCCAATCCTGATGCCGGTGTTTTTCGTATTAACTATGTCAAGTAA